The following nucleotide sequence is from Triticum dicoccoides isolate Atlit2015 ecotype Zavitan chromosome 7B, WEW_v2.0, whole genome shotgun sequence.
TCGAGAGATATCAAGCGTATCGGGCTATCCTCGCGCCGGGCCGTGCAGGATTGAGTTCGGCTTTACGGGCCTTCACGGGTATCGGGGTCAGGACGGCCCAGTTATGTAATTTACCTGGCCGCTGCGGGCCAGTGTCCACCACCACAGCACGGCTCGGTGGAGGATGCTGCGGCGCCGCCTGGGGACGTGGCCATGGCCGGCGGTAAGGCGGGGGCTGTCGCGGCTGGCGCCGCCTGCGCCCGCGGCGGTGGTGCGCGTGGACAGCAACAACGTGGCCCGCCTCGGCGCGCCCAAGCCCGGGCCGAGGCCGCGGCAGCTGCTTTCCCTGCCGCCGTTCCCCGCCGGGGCCGACCCGCTCCCCGGGAGGAAGGTGGCGCCGCGCCACGTGACGGCGGTCAGCTGGGTGAAGCACTGCTTCGCTGACGTGCCGCAGGAGGTCGTGCAGGCGCACTTCAACAAGAGGCAGGTGCGTATTACTACAGGTGCCACGCCTCCGCACTCTATACCGGCCCTGTTATCATCTTCGGTCCTATTAATGAAAATATTGCACTATTTTTTTCAGTTAGTGTTAACACATAAGAAGGGGATTGCATCGTTCTCAAATGTGAATGGCTTGTTCAACGTGTAGGCTATTATAGTGGCGAAATGATTTAGCTGCTTTCATGCTTAGGTACCATGATTGATTAATTGTGATGAATTCAGTTAATGATCGCAAGTTTTTCTCCAATGAGCCATTGATTGATTCGCTTTGGTAATATTTTGCTTTAGTTTCTATCATTTCACTACCAGTTTACACCTGCATGTAGGCATTGTTTTCAATCTGACATGAAAAGTGCTGCTATCTGTTATCAGGTTTACACTGAGTGCTCAGATCAGGAGGTTTCAGCAGAGGGCATTTGGTGCCGGAAGCATCATTTGAAGAAGGTATGTAATGAAGAATTCAGGCTGCATTTTCTGGGGTTCTTTTAGTGAAATGTTATTTACTACGTGAGTGAAGTAAATATGCTCAGCAGTTCGTTGCAGATCAAGCATTCTGAAGTGATGGAGCCTGGCATGAGAATTCATCTTGCTGTGTCTGTGGCTGAGGCCGAGATAAAGAAGCGGTATGAGACCATTCCAACTGCCACACTGCATCCCAATAGGGATGAGATTGAGTACCTGAAAAGGCTTGTCATCTACAAGGTAATCTATCATTCTATGCTGTACTCTGATTAGTTTCTTGCATGATTGCTGCCATAACAAATGCTTTTTTGGTGGGCAGTTGTGTAAGCCTCTGACCCTCTGCACAGTAAATTAACTTGTGCATACAGGATTATGATATGTGTAAATCAAGTGTCTATCTACATATTATATTACTTCCACAATACCATAAAAATACCATTCACAAGTTACTTATTGATATTTCAAAGGTGTCACCTAGGGTTTGGTTATTTAATTTTCCTTATTCAGATTCATCATAGTATGCTGAACTTTCTAAATTATAGGACTCAGCCATACTTGTGCTTAACAAGCCTCCAAAAGTGCCCATGAAGGGGAATTTACCAGTACATAACAGTATGGATGTGCTTGCAGCAGCAGCACTGTCATATGGGAATGAAGAGGGTCCGAAATTGGTTAGattgtttctctttattttgggatGCTATGTGTTGTCTTAAGCTCTCTCTGATGATTTTCTTCCTGCGGTTTGTGAGTGCAGGTCCACCGACTGGACAGAGATACTAGTGGTTTGCTGTTGATGGGGAGAACAAGAGAAAGCTTTACCCGGCTGCACTGGCTCTTCACTAGCATCAAATTGGCAAGAACAGCTTCGCAGGTTAACATAAATTCGTGATTTTGGCgacttggcaagtgggcttatatcTAAATGATTTTGATTGACACGCCCTTT
It contains:
- the LOC119340320 gene encoding RNA pseudouridine synthase 3, mitochondrial-like, which produces MLRRRLGTWPWPAVRRGLSRLAPPAPAAVVRVDSNNVARLGAPKPGPRPRQLLSLPPFPAGADPLPGRKVAPRHVTAVSWVKHCFADVPQEVVQAHFNKRQVYTECSDQEVSAEGIWCRKHHLKKIKHSEVMEPGMRIHLAVSVAEAEIKKRYETIPTATLHPNRDEIEYLKRLVIYKDSAILVLNKPPKVPMKGNLPVHNSMDVLAAAALSYGNEEGPKLVHRLDRDTSGLLLMGRTRESFTRLHWLFTSIKLARTASQTWNTACESYVQRYWALVIGTPTESEGVISAPLTKVLLDDGKAERVILAHPSGIDGAQEAVTEYRVMGPTINGCSWIELRPLTGRKHQLRVHCAEALGTPIVGDYKYGWFVHQRWKQNPQPDFEPFTGEPYKLRRPEGLEVQKGSVLSKVPLLHLHCREMVVPNISKFLSNTGEWHDNGTPWSKEKPNLLRFIAPLPAHMKISWNIMSSYLV